One window of Brucella pseudogrignonensis genomic DNA carries:
- a CDS encoding type IV secretory system conjugative DNA transfer family protein: MSKGYKAVYLIFCVGIAFLVWTLAYGVVLGVVYKDSRILNITITENPFAPLQQVWAYATNSTLKRVAIGALLPAIAAAVFAGYLGLRRHENPLGDAAFQDVMGLRRGKWFRKNGHIFGRFGRNVLRAADSRHHLIIGPTRSGKGAGYVIPNALKHEGSMIVSDLKGEIFKATAGYRKQNGSQVFLFAPGAERTNRYNPLDFVRPERGNRTTDIQNIASILVPENVGSENSVWQGMAQQVIAGIISYVLESPYYHGRRNLGEVVSFVNSGVDFQAQIKLIKEKEPNLSKYTVESFNAFLALSERAAASALLDIQNALRPFRNERIVAATEVTDMDIGAMKRRPISIYLAPNITDITILRPLLTLFVQQVMNILTLEHDANSLPVYFLLDEFRQLKKMDEIMTKLPYVAGYNIKLAIIIQDLKNLDEIYGETSRHSLLGNCGYQLVLGANDQATAEYASRALGKRTIRYQSESRTIEILGFPRRTKVEQIRERDLMMPQEVRQMPESKMILLVEGQRPIYGDKLRFFNTQPFKAAEAYSQSHVPDVPTIDYIPHRPVPALTDEYASGGQQAVKHVITRPPSPSSLYEERGPKTESTSSALNGRTTGREDPLTKEVSLSVKLPVRTASRSNVQPADIDDHIEKVEAKLKPSAERLLNAVNEKVEAAGISPRKRKSYLDIFDATVPDPEDIGLISSVLL, from the coding sequence ATGAGCAAGGGTTACAAAGCGGTCTATCTGATATTTTGTGTCGGCATAGCCTTCCTTGTCTGGACCCTGGCTTATGGGGTCGTACTCGGGGTAGTTTATAAAGACAGCCGAATTTTGAATATCACCATCACCGAAAATCCTTTTGCTCCGCTTCAGCAAGTCTGGGCCTACGCAACCAACTCAACTCTGAAACGAGTTGCCATCGGTGCCTTGTTACCTGCCATCGCCGCCGCCGTTTTTGCGGGCTATCTTGGTCTCAGGCGTCATGAGAACCCCTTGGGGGATGCGGCTTTTCAGGACGTCATGGGCCTTCGTCGCGGCAAGTGGTTCCGAAAGAACGGGCACATATTCGGGCGGTTCGGCCGCAATGTGCTGCGAGCGGCAGACAGTCGCCATCATCTGATTATCGGTCCTACACGATCGGGTAAGGGAGCGGGCTATGTCATTCCAAACGCTCTCAAGCATGAAGGGTCCATGATCGTATCCGACTTGAAGGGTGAGATTTTCAAGGCGACAGCAGGATATCGGAAGCAAAACGGTAGTCAGGTCTTCCTCTTCGCCCCCGGTGCAGAGAGGACCAATCGTTATAATCCTCTTGATTTTGTGCGGCCCGAACGTGGTAATCGCACGACGGATATTCAGAATATCGCCAGCATTCTGGTTCCCGAAAATGTTGGCTCTGAAAACTCAGTTTGGCAGGGCATGGCTCAACAGGTCATAGCCGGGATTATCAGCTATGTTCTGGAGAGCCCTTATTATCATGGACGGCGCAACCTCGGCGAAGTCGTTTCTTTCGTGAACAGTGGCGTTGATTTTCAGGCGCAGATCAAGTTGATCAAAGAAAAAGAGCCGAACCTTTCAAAATATACCGTCGAAAGCTTCAACGCATTTCTGGCATTGTCAGAGCGCGCCGCAGCATCCGCGCTGCTCGATATCCAAAACGCGCTCAGACCCTTTAGAAATGAACGTATCGTTGCCGCAACGGAAGTAACCGACATGGATATCGGCGCCATGAAACGGCGGCCTATCTCGATCTATCTCGCACCCAATATTACCGATATTACGATCCTGCGCCCACTTCTCACATTGTTCGTGCAGCAGGTCATGAACATTCTGACACTGGAACACGATGCCAATTCCCTTCCCGTCTATTTCTTGCTGGATGAATTTCGACAGCTTAAAAAAATGGACGAGATTATGACCAAGCTTCCCTATGTGGCCGGCTATAATATCAAGCTTGCTATCATCATTCAGGATCTCAAAAATCTCGATGAGATTTATGGCGAGACTTCGCGCCACTCCTTACTTGGCAACTGTGGTTATCAGCTGGTGCTGGGTGCCAACGACCAAGCCACAGCGGAATATGCATCCCGTGCACTCGGGAAAAGAACTATCCGCTACCAGTCGGAATCCCGTACCATCGAAATTCTCGGTTTCCCCCGTCGTACAAAGGTTGAGCAAATCCGCGAGCGTGATTTGATGATGCCGCAAGAAGTGCGGCAAATGCCAGAAAGCAAGATGATCTTGCTGGTCGAAGGACAACGGCCAATTTATGGCGACAAGCTGCGGTTTTTCAATACCCAACCCTTCAAAGCCGCTGAAGCTTATTCGCAATCGCACGTTCCTGATGTGCCGACGATTGATTATATACCTCATAGGCCGGTTCCGGCGCTGACAGACGAATATGCGAGTGGCGGACAACAAGCCGTTAAACATGTCATTACTCGCCCACCCTCGCCATCGAGCTTATATGAGGAACGCGGACCGAAAACTGAATCGACGAGTTCAGCACTGAATGGAAGAACAACTGGACGAGAAGACCCGCTCACCAAAGAAGTCAGCCTGAGTGTGAAATTACCAGTAAGAACAGCGAGCAGATCAAACGTTCAACCCGCGGATATCGATGACCACATAGAAAAGGTCGAAGCTAAGCTAAAACCAAGCGCGGAACGTTTATTGAATGCCGTTAACGAGAAAGTAGAAGCCGCTGGCATATCGCCTCGTAAGCGGAAAAGTTATCTCGACATATTTGATGCTACTGTCCCCGATCCGGAGGATATTGGGCTGATAAGCAGTGTCCTATTATGA
- a CDS encoding type IV toxin-antitoxin system AbiEi family antitoxin domain-containing protein, producing the protein MTEQNASLLNQLERDLPEGLVVDAAWLQERGIASNLRAYYVKNGWLEQPVRSIYKKPRGTLSWQQVIISLQTLLSHAPLSVGGRTALELQGFAHYLTNETRIVHLYGPEKPPAWLNKLQLPQRFVYHNSATLFRNEPTAQGLGSVAWGQWDWPMTLSQPERAYLEMLDELPRHESFHQADMIMQSAANFSPRRLQKLLLGCESVKVKRLFFYFADRHGHAWLKRLDKTAIDLGKGKRMLVPGGKLDPVYLITVPGDFDAIS; encoded by the coding sequence ATGACTGAGCAAAACGCCTCACTGTTAAACCAACTCGAGCGAGACCTGCCAGAAGGGTTAGTCGTGGACGCTGCCTGGCTGCAAGAGCGCGGCATAGCCAGTAACCTGCGCGCTTACTACGTTAAGAACGGATGGCTGGAACAGCCGGTACGTAGCATCTATAAAAAACCGCGCGGCACTCTGAGTTGGCAGCAAGTCATCATATCGCTTCAGACCTTGCTTTCACACGCTCCGCTTAGTGTCGGCGGACGCACGGCGTTAGAATTGCAGGGCTTTGCGCATTACCTTACTAACGAGACAAGAATTGTTCATCTCTACGGACCAGAAAAACCGCCTGCATGGCTGAACAAGCTGCAACTGCCACAGCGCTTTGTCTATCACAACAGCGCTACCTTGTTTCGTAATGAACCAACCGCACAAGGGCTTGGCAGCGTCGCATGGGGGCAGTGGGACTGGCCTATGACGCTTTCACAGCCAGAGCGCGCTTATCTCGAAATGCTCGATGAACTGCCGCGCCATGAAAGTTTCCACCAGGCCGATATGATTATGCAAAGTGCGGCAAATTTCAGCCCGAGGCGGCTGCAAAAACTGCTTCTGGGTTGCGAAAGCGTGAAGGTTAAACGTCTGTTCTTTTATTTCGCTGATCGTCATGGCCATGCGTGGCTTAAGCGACTGGACAAAACCGCAATCGATCTCGGGAAGGGTAAGCGCATGCTTGTGCCCGGTGGCAAGCTTGATCCCGTTTATCTCATCACCGTACCGGGGGACTTCGATGCCATTTCGTGA
- a CDS encoding nucleotidyl transferase AbiEii/AbiGii toxin family protein — MPFRDQYQSQVRLLMRLIPIVARETCFALKGGTAINLFIRNLPRLSVDIDLMYLPVNDRPEALAEIDAAMKRIRAEVLAQVPGARVAENVHDGAILRLLVMAEGTQVKIEVSPVLRGVVHEPSVIPVTEAVEEAYGFAETNVVSFEDLFAGKLVAALDRQHPRDLFDVRGLFAHEGLSDALREAFLIYLLSHNRPMGEVLSGRVKDLANEYRNGFEGMTEEEVHIEELIEAQQQMIDSLIGGMPNEHREFLIGFERGEPNWSLLKITHVAELPAIRWRQRNLNKLKHDQRSALVELLQTSLERRAKI, encoded by the coding sequence ATGCCATTTCGTGATCAGTACCAGAGCCAGGTCAGGCTGCTTATGCGCCTGATTCCTATTGTGGCGCGCGAGACGTGTTTCGCGCTCAAGGGTGGAACCGCGATCAATTTATTTATACGCAACCTGCCACGCCTCTCCGTTGACATCGACCTCATGTATTTACCTGTCAACGACAGGCCAGAGGCACTGGCCGAGATTGATGCAGCCATGAAGCGGATTAGAGCGGAAGTTCTAGCGCAAGTGCCTGGCGCTCGCGTCGCCGAAAACGTCCACGATGGCGCGATCTTGCGGCTTCTTGTCATGGCCGAGGGAACACAGGTGAAGATTGAGGTCTCTCCTGTCTTGCGCGGTGTAGTGCACGAACCTTCTGTGATCCCTGTTACCGAAGCGGTCGAAGAGGCCTACGGTTTTGCCGAAACCAACGTCGTTTCCTTTGAAGACCTATTTGCAGGAAAGCTGGTTGCAGCGCTTGATCGCCAGCATCCACGCGATCTCTTTGATGTGCGCGGTTTGTTTGCCCATGAAGGGCTGAGCGACGCGTTACGCGAAGCTTTTCTAATTTATCTCCTCAGCCACAATCGCCCCATGGGCGAGGTGCTTTCGGGCCGGGTCAAAGACCTCGCGAATGAATACCGCAATGGTTTCGAAGGCATGACCGAGGAGGAAGTTCACATAGAGGAACTCATCGAAGCTCAGCAGCAGATGATTGATAGCCTCATCGGCGGAATGCCGAATGAGCACCGCGAATTTCTCATCGGGTTCGAGCGTGGTGAACCGAATTGGTCCTTGCTGAAGATCACTCATGTGGCAGAGCTTCCGGCAATTCGCTGGCGGCAGCGCAATCTCAACAAACTCAAACATGATCAGCGCTCTGCTCTGGTCGAATTGCTCCAAACTTCCCTTGAGCGGCGCGCAAAAATTTAG
- a CDS encoding LPD7 domain-containing protein produces MEFFLGAFESEWEQRRAALLHELSLGSSAASSAEEEMRRRLRELQIAGGSAGASGFSMPKFRTRSSRALTSAGSASNKQVAIARPMETRLAAVAAGSQPAVVKMASYGGGARFGAMVNYVSRSGEIRVEKENGERLQGREELARLRGSWEPLFQNRAESRDSGTFRVTIEAAGFATEEALHQLVRDSLSSAFGHRSFAYAVSQPSHGVLKVDGVVVLRSMEGERLTGDSKAADIIQRRYNESAASELGRARFRFTGYGNGVEYGAAKLRSLVEDHKGDVRDDKGRVVSDVRSAGDLVQKQWRRELHSRKGRDVMHVIMSAKAGTNVQAFESAVRDFLAAQFEGHRYIFAMHDPFSDPKEMGQGGKRPHIHAHAIIAMRSDAGDRVETSPQVFRQWRELMAEKAREHGIAMEMTDRREFANAPAYTRNQVRPVSCDGRTEHEGTSAAAQSRYDAKRSGRRSMARSVRSREYTVKVTHSWEKIAMASGDHQIASYAIQQRDIVVSTSAPQSEVKTSNIVHADFGSHYRTNLVKLQNIILEGDKVREMSRSDFETYEKEVETALFRLGRNLGPEEKADLDQVAQYTREHVNLMREHMELTEQRGLTIETSSRESEQDSSSMQIAREADSEIAKPAHVIVEAEQGQPSADNANEPRSSMDDEEKAAAASYQAEMDRSFPDEIMRRYYIREDHGGTQRVFADSKGEREVFQDNGEKLRAKSFDAQGVRLMIETAAHRGWTSIEIAGSKEFRRETWLEGQAHGISVKGYQPTELDWQELARREQSYLRNEIMPMEGRALDAAQRDQEQSAGLDQSSKVVREPKNADNSVTSHSKIVDYNEGVQGILVETGEKPYQDNEKNEPSPFVVIETANGNRTVWGVGLPDSLHHAGAEIGDEIHLRSTGTERVLKTVIQEIDGQKQRVEQMVDRRAWEANVLEEKDRPDEKGEGSKQLDNQVNMEVKGMARDGETMRTDPPQQQVPRLQELEQEQQQKKERDENER; encoded by the coding sequence ATGGAATTCTTTCTCGGTGCCTTTGAGAGCGAATGGGAGCAGCGCCGTGCGGCGTTGCTGCATGAGCTTTCGCTGGGTTCGAGTGCTGCAAGCAGCGCCGAGGAAGAAATGCGGCGGAGGTTGCGCGAATTGCAGATTGCGGGTGGGTCGGCCGGAGCAAGTGGTTTCTCAATGCCAAAATTTCGCACGCGATCCTCAAGAGCGCTGACAAGCGCAGGTAGTGCGTCAAACAAACAAGTTGCTATCGCCAGGCCGATGGAAACACGTTTGGCCGCAGTGGCAGCAGGTAGTCAACCGGCTGTAGTCAAGATGGCGTCGTATGGTGGCGGTGCGCGGTTCGGCGCGATGGTCAATTACGTTTCGCGAAGCGGGGAAATACGCGTCGAAAAGGAAAACGGTGAACGTCTTCAGGGTCGCGAGGAGCTGGCACGGTTGCGCGGTAGTTGGGAGCCATTGTTTCAAAATCGGGCTGAGAGCAGGGATAGTGGAACCTTCCGGGTGACGATCGAAGCTGCCGGGTTCGCAACAGAAGAAGCTTTGCACCAGCTCGTGCGCGATAGCCTATCGAGCGCATTCGGTCATCGCAGCTTTGCTTATGCCGTTTCGCAACCATCACATGGCGTTTTAAAGGTTGACGGTGTGGTGGTGTTGCGCAGCATGGAAGGGGAGCGGTTGACCGGCGACTCCAAGGCGGCGGACATTATTCAGAGGCGTTACAACGAAAGCGCAGCGTCCGAGCTCGGGAGGGCGCGGTTCCGTTTTACCGGGTATGGAAATGGCGTTGAATATGGCGCCGCCAAGCTGAGAAGTCTGGTCGAGGATCATAAGGGCGACGTTCGTGATGATAAGGGGCGCGTTGTCTCAGATGTGCGTTCCGCCGGCGACCTGGTGCAAAAGCAGTGGCGTCGGGAGTTGCACAGCCGCAAGGGCAGGGATGTGATGCATGTCATCATGTCTGCCAAAGCTGGCACCAACGTTCAGGCTTTTGAAAGTGCTGTTCGGGATTTTCTGGCCGCGCAGTTTGAAGGACACCGCTACATATTTGCGATGCATGATCCATTCAGCGACCCGAAGGAGATGGGGCAGGGCGGAAAGCGACCGCATATCCATGCCCATGCCATTATCGCTATGCGTTCGGATGCCGGTGATCGGGTAGAAACCTCGCCACAGGTTTTTCGCCAATGGCGCGAGCTGATGGCTGAAAAGGCGCGCGAGCACGGAATCGCTATGGAAATGACGGACAGGCGCGAGTTTGCAAATGCTCCAGCCTACACGCGCAATCAGGTGCGGCCGGTTAGTTGCGATGGACGAACGGAACATGAGGGGACGAGTGCGGCAGCTCAGTCGCGCTATGACGCAAAGCGCTCAGGTCGGCGGAGTATGGCGCGAAGCGTCCGAAGTCGTGAATATACCGTAAAGGTAACTCATAGTTGGGAGAAAATAGCAATGGCTAGCGGCGATCACCAGATTGCCTCATACGCCATACAGCAGAGAGATATAGTTGTATCAACCAGTGCACCTCAATCTGAAGTTAAAACTTCTAACATCGTTCATGCAGATTTCGGGTCACATTACCGTACCAATTTGGTAAAGTTGCAAAACATCATTTTGGAGGGTGATAAAGTGCGCGAAATGTCGAGAAGCGATTTTGAGACATATGAGAAAGAAGTTGAAACAGCTTTGTTCCGGCTTGGCCGCAATCTCGGACCGGAAGAGAAAGCCGATCTGGATCAGGTAGCGCAGTATACGCGCGAGCATGTCAATCTAATGCGCGAGCATATGGAATTGACTGAACAGCGTGGATTGACCATTGAAACCTCATCTCGTGAAAGCGAGCAAGATAGCTCGTCAATGCAGATCGCTCGCGAAGCCGATTCCGAAATTGCCAAGCCAGCGCATGTTATCGTGGAAGCAGAGCAGGGTCAGCCATCGGCAGATAATGCCAACGAACCTCGTTCAAGCATGGATGACGAGGAGAAGGCAGCTGCAGCATCCTATCAGGCCGAAATGGATCGTTCATTCCCGGATGAGATCATGAGGCGATATTATATTCGTGAGGATCACGGGGGGACGCAGCGAGTCTTTGCCGATTCAAAGGGTGAGCGCGAAGTGTTCCAGGACAATGGAGAGAAGCTGCGCGCTAAATCGTTCGATGCTCAGGGCGTTCGGTTGATGATCGAAACAGCAGCGCATCGAGGCTGGACGAGCATCGAAATAGCGGGGAGCAAGGAGTTCCGCCGTGAAACTTGGTTGGAGGGCCAGGCGCACGGTATTTCGGTCAAGGGCTATCAGCCGACGGAACTGGATTGGCAAGAACTGGCGCGGCGCGAACAATCATATTTGCGTAATGAAATTATGCCGATGGAGGGCAGGGCGCTGGATGCGGCTCAGCGGGATCAGGAGCAATCTGCAGGTTTGGACCAGTCGAGCAAGGTCGTTAGAGAGCCCAAGAATGCAGATAATTCTGTAACGTCCCACTCCAAGATCGTCGACTATAACGAGGGGGTGCAGGGCATCCTCGTTGAGACGGGCGAAAAGCCTTATCAGGATAATGAAAAAAATGAGCCTTCGCCATTTGTCGTTATTGAAACGGCCAATGGCAATCGCACGGTATGGGGTGTCGGATTACCGGATTCGCTGCATCATGCTGGCGCTGAAATCGGTGATGAAATTCATTTGCGGTCCACTGGGACGGAACGCGTTTTGAAAACCGTCATTCAGGAAATCGATGGTCAGAAGCAGCGTGTCGAACAAATGGTCGATCGCCGGGCATGGGAAGCAAACGTGCTTGAAGAGAAGGATCGGCCAGATGAAAAAGGTGAAGGTTCCAAACAGCTCGACAATCAGGTTAATATGGAAGTGAAGGGCATGGCTCGCGATGGAGAAACCATGCGCACCGATCCACCTCAGCAACAAGTTCCGCGATTGCAGGAACTAGAACAAGAGCAGCAGCAAAAGAAGGAACGCGACGAAAACGAGCGTTAA
- a CDS encoding plasmid mobilization protein, whose translation MNEAISDDVAAVKPKPQTIHSRVSADEYDAIDAAAKAADMTMSAFFKVVLLQGSGVKPVFNAEDRALLSLLLEDMRMIGVNLNQVARALNSGKSVSDSEIRIVVGDVQKMQVAVLSELRRVTKRSGYRHRSKD comes from the coding sequence ATGAATGAAGCAATTTCTGATGATGTGGCGGCTGTAAAACCCAAACCGCAAACCATTCATAGCCGGGTGTCCGCAGACGAGTATGATGCAATCGATGCAGCCGCAAAGGCGGCTGACATGACGATGAGCGCATTTTTCAAGGTGGTATTGCTGCAAGGGTCTGGGGTGAAGCCGGTCTTTAATGCCGAAGACAGAGCGCTTTTGTCCCTTTTGCTTGAGGACATGCGTATGATTGGCGTCAATCTCAATCAGGTGGCGAGGGCGCTGAATAGTGGAAAGTCGGTTTCCGATAGCGAGATCCGCATAGTGGTGGGTGACGTGCAAAAGATGCAGGTTGCGGTTCTTAGTGAGTTGAGGCGCGTGACCAAACGGTCTGGGTATAGACACCGCAGCAAGGATTAG
- a CDS encoding ParA family protein yields the protein MTLRISSVSGKGGAGKTTAVILTAGELALKNRRVLLIDADPRQNLAEWWKRCEAKDNVPASISLATALRQNNIEKLMASQEDNYDAILIDAPGVDSVVMDTIIDHSDIVITPIQPAQDEIKAVGEAAEAIATRTDLLDRSIPQAVLRTRITIVNRHLEEYRIIRPFVQNLSEHGYNSVLLDTELIERNCYREIRSGLGTLQMLEPSEPVLKARAEVNAFVEELEQLKNENRRETING from the coding sequence GTGACACTTCGAATATCTTCGGTAAGCGGCAAAGGTGGAGCGGGGAAGACGACCGCAGTCATTTTGACTGCAGGTGAACTCGCACTCAAAAATCGACGAGTATTGCTAATTGATGCCGATCCACGACAGAACTTAGCCGAGTGGTGGAAGCGGTGCGAGGCAAAGGACAATGTACCGGCGTCGATTTCACTGGCGACGGCACTTCGTCAGAACAATATAGAAAAGTTAATGGCGTCACAGGAGGACAACTATGACGCCATTTTGATCGACGCGCCGGGCGTCGATAGTGTTGTGATGGATACGATAATCGACCATTCAGATATCGTCATCACGCCCATTCAGCCCGCCCAGGATGAAATTAAAGCAGTTGGTGAAGCAGCAGAGGCAATTGCGACACGAACGGACCTTCTTGACCGTAGTATCCCTCAAGCAGTTCTGCGAACGCGCATCACCATCGTGAATCGGCACCTCGAAGAATACCGGATCATTCGCCCTTTCGTCCAAAATTTGAGCGAACACGGATACAATTCCGTACTTCTCGATACGGAATTAATCGAACGAAATTGCTATAGAGAAATCCGCAGCGGTCTTGGCACACTACAAATGCTGGAACCGAGTGAACCGGTTCTCAAGGCCAGAGCGGAGGTGAATGCATTCGTCGAGGAGTTGGAGCAACTTAAAAACGAAAACCGCAGGGAGACTATCAATGGCTAA
- a CDS encoding helix-turn-helix transcriptional regulator — translation MNSEALDFANEHSLEKTNDPEIDKPVFRRPGFNGISTFEEIDHRLAKYLREARDKAGLKQADFAPLMGLSTPVYGRYERAFSKLHVTRLVHICEVLNIMPIEMLYEAAPHLWGKSEEEAKDRVELAKLVANLPHSTTRDLLSLVKKMADLQSQVDAKPQSKE, via the coding sequence GTGAACAGTGAGGCATTGGATTTCGCTAATGAACATTCTTTGGAAAAAACCAATGATCCCGAGATCGATAAGCCAGTCTTTAGGCGTCCAGGCTTCAACGGAATAAGTACCTTTGAAGAAATCGATCACCGGCTTGCGAAATACCTGCGTGAAGCACGCGATAAGGCAGGCCTGAAACAAGCCGATTTTGCTCCGCTCATGGGACTTTCTACGCCGGTTTATGGTCGCTATGAACGCGCGTTTTCAAAGCTGCATGTCACTCGCTTGGTGCATATTTGCGAAGTGCTGAACATTATGCCCATCGAAATGCTTTACGAGGCAGCACCTCATTTGTGGGGCAAAAGTGAGGAGGAAGCCAAGGATCGCGTCGAACTTGCGAAACTCGTAGCTAATCTCCCGCATAGTACAACGCGTGACTTGCTTTCGTTGGTTAAGAAAATGGCTGACCTACAAAGCCAAGTCGACGCCAAACCGCAAAGCAAGGAGTGA
- a CDS encoding type II toxin-antitoxin system Phd/YefM family antitoxin: protein MQRVEANIAVSVSDLKKSPSAVMDEANGEAVAVLNHNRIMAYMVPASVYEAMLEQLDDIRLTEIIRKRADEKGISVDIDAL from the coding sequence ATGCAACGTGTGGAAGCAAATATAGCGGTCAGCGTTTCTGACCTGAAAAAAAGTCCGTCCGCAGTAATGGACGAGGCTAACGGCGAGGCTGTGGCTGTTCTTAATCATAATCGAATTATGGCTTATATGGTTCCAGCTAGCGTCTATGAAGCCATGCTCGAACAGCTGGATGATATTCGCCTCACTGAGATAATCCGGAAACGAGCCGACGAAAAAGGAATTTCGGTCGATATCGATGCCTTATAA
- a CDS encoding type II toxin-antitoxin system RelE family toxin, with translation MPYKLEFLPSALKEWNKLGATIQQQLKKKLRERLETPRVVSASLHGMPDHYKIKLRQLGYRLVYSVNDDTVTVLVVAVGKRERGDVYNTARSRTQ, from the coding sequence ATGCCTTATAAGCTTGAATTCTTGCCATCGGCTCTCAAAGAATGGAATAAACTCGGCGCGACGATCCAGCAGCAATTGAAGAAGAAACTACGCGAACGATTGGAAACGCCGCGCGTCGTGAGTGCTTCACTTCATGGTATGCCCGATCATTATAAGATCAAGCTTCGCCAGTTGGGCTACCGACTTGTTTACTCCGTCAATGACGACACTGTGACGGTGTTGGTTGTGGCCGTTGGAAAACGTGAGCGTGGCGATGTTTATAATACCGCTCGCTCCAGGACCCAATAA
- a CDS encoding ArdC family protein produces the protein MNNVSDTYQRITDLIIEQLEAGTKPWVQPWRGNTRPTSIIPRRSSGEAYRGINVLMLWIASQMNGYEETSWMTYRQAKDLGGQVRKGERGSLVVKYGTLTPKDQDTDDDRSIPYLKGYTVFNVEQIENLPIEYYSPAEPMPTTPVPHNETVDTFVRQAGAVIHYGGTKACYRPGSDDILMPDRERFLSGVHLYSSLLHEIGHWSGAKHRLDRDLSGRFGTDAYAVEELVAELSAAFLCADLGVSHDPHENTAAYVDNWLAVLKADKRAIITTAAKAQAVADYLHNLVSDQTKEVA, from the coding sequence ATGAACAACGTCAGCGACACCTATCAGCGCATCACAGACCTCATCATCGAGCAGCTGGAAGCCGGCACCAAACCTTGGGTGCAGCCTTGGCGCGGAAATACCCGCCCGACCTCCATCATCCCCCGCCGATCCAGCGGCGAAGCCTATCGCGGCATCAATGTTCTCATGCTCTGGATTGCATCACAGATGAACGGCTACGAGGAGACCAGCTGGATGACCTATCGTCAGGCGAAGGATCTCGGCGGTCAAGTCCGGAAGGGCGAACGTGGATCGCTCGTCGTCAAGTATGGCACCCTTACGCCCAAGGATCAGGACACAGATGACGACCGTTCAATCCCTTATCTCAAGGGCTACACAGTATTCAACGTAGAGCAGATCGAGAACCTGCCTATCGAATATTACAGCCCAGCTGAACCAATGCCGACGACGCCCGTGCCGCACAATGAAACCGTCGATACCTTTGTCCGCCAGGCGGGTGCTGTCATTCACTACGGCGGCACGAAGGCTTGCTATCGTCCTGGATCTGACGACATTCTCATGCCCGACCGCGAGCGCTTTTTAAGCGGCGTCCACCTTTATTCGTCACTTCTGCACGAAATTGGTCATTGGTCAGGCGCAAAACATCGCCTTGATCGCGACCTGTCAGGCCGCTTCGGTACCGACGCTTACGCGGTCGAAGAGCTCGTCGCAGAACTGTCTGCAGCATTTCTCTGCGCTGACCTCGGTGTTTCCCATGATCCTCACGAAAACACAGCCGCCTACGTTGATAATTGGCTGGCCGTCCTGAAGGCTGATAAACGCGCCATTATCACCACTGCAGCCAAAGCCCAGGCTGTTGCCGATTATCTGCACAACCTCGTCTCGGACCAAACAAAAGAGGTCGCTTAG
- a CDS encoding DUF736 family protein: protein MANKITNFIQFDSEDLDTASGKGRISTLTDDIDIEVVPFNSENPDAPTHRVFAKSPRGFNIEVGGIWKRAKADGEGFKRNLSIRRLNYNANLGRFGGQDDPSLQAILEWEPRN from the coding sequence ATGGCCAACAAAATCACCAACTTCATCCAGTTCGACAGCGAAGACCTCGACACCGCTTCCGGCAAAGGCCGCATCTCGACCCTGACCGACGACATCGACATTGAGGTCGTGCCGTTCAATTCGGAAAACCCGGACGCTCCGACGCACCGCGTTTTCGCCAAGTCCCCGCGTGGCTTCAATATCGAGGTTGGCGGGATCTGGAAAAGGGCAAAGGCTGATGGCGAAGGCTTCAAGCGCAATCTCTCGATCCGCCGCCTGAACTACAACGCCAACCTCGGCCGTTTCGGCGGACAGGACGACCCAAGCCTTCAGGCCATTCTCGAGTGGGAACCACGCAATTGA